One Drechmeria coniospora strain ARSEF 6962 chromosome 01, whole genome shotgun sequence genomic region harbors:
- a CDS encoding DUF1690 domain-containing protein, protein MGANTSKQDARAAYEWKSASPPSLSLDVLESLQSSPEVPSPAGSQPPLRPSAVPSLTPSPQTDASRARLVERHVQARVAEELEKLQRRESEALGVAHDKIASRAAAEARQDGPSRASVGREVDELRRKLEERKTVRALPDAVEDARGAVVRCLRENDRRPLDCWQEVESFKAEVKKLERSWVDRVAS, encoded by the exons ATGGGCGCCAACACGTCAAAGCAGGACGCCCGGGCCGCCTACGAGTGGAAGTC CGCGAGCCCTCCGAGCCTCTccctcgacgtgctcgaaTCGCTGCAGTCGAGCCCCGaggtgccgtcgcccgccggcTCGCAGCCTCCCCTCCGtccctcggccgtgccgtcgcTGACCCCTTCTCCGCAGACCGACGCCTCCCGCGcccggctcgtcgagcgccACGTCCAGgcccgcgtcgccgaggagcttgAGAAGCTGCAGAGGCGCGAGTCcgaggccctcggcgtcgcccacGACAAGATTGcctcccgcgccgccgccgaagcccgGCAGGATGGGCCGAGCCGCGCGAGCGTCGGCAGggaggtcgacgagctgcggcGGAAGCTCGAGGAACGCAAGACGGTCCGCGCCctgcccgacgccgtcgaggacgcccGCGGTGCCGTCGTTCGCTGCCTCCGGGAAAACGACCGTCGGCCGCTCGACTGCTGGCAGGAGGTGGAGAGCTTCAAGGCCGAGGTCAAGAAGCTCGAAAGGAGCTGGGTGGACAGGGTGGCGTCCTGA